A genomic stretch from Natronomonas gomsonensis includes:
- a CDS encoding universal stress protein has translation MTRYLVATASAPTTEAACEYLTEKLESNDEVYVLTVDVPEEADDREAALDVAQVELTELAEVRTFRQKGIPGQEIVNFVRDNDIDEIIVGPARSGGISTIGSTTRTVLNKVDKPVFVLPARTS, from the coding sequence ATGACACGGTACCTCGTTGCGACGGCGTCCGCACCGACGACGGAGGCTGCCTGCGAGTACCTCACGGAGAAGTTGGAATCCAACGACGAAGTATACGTTCTCACCGTCGACGTGCCCGAGGAGGCCGACGACCGCGAGGCCGCACTCGACGTGGCACAGGTGGAGTTGACCGAACTGGCCGAGGTTCGGACGTTCCGACAGAAGGGCATCCCGGGACAAGAAATCGTCAACTTCGTCCGCGACAACGACATCGACGAAATCATCGTCGGGCCGGCGAGAAGCGGCGGCATCTCGACTATCGGGTCGACGACACGGACGGTCCTCAACAAAGTCGACAAACCTGTGTTCGTGCTCCCGGCACGAACATCCTAA
- a CDS encoding MFS transporter: protein MTSRRQWAALSLATFARFAGAILMGTALAVVVEARASAFAAGVVGTAYYAGLMLFSPFWGALADITGKRRLVLLVTGIGGVLAVLPLVVADTVAVAVGSRGVYAAFLAGFAPVALAIASHHGGTTGRGRSIGIFNSARSGGFALGYVVSGALLEYVTPVDIYWAIAAVTFLSTVAVLAVSDPTPTPERQPTAKEVVAETRRRLFPAPDERGHLTTNGLLWLYAAVALRNLAVLGIMAIVAPYLITVVGVTQVLMGVLLAFNHGSQVLFMYALGVVADNVGRKPLVVVGMGGSSVFALMAAGLTAVPAGVLRLAFGVATFVVLGASFSAMTIGGLAFISDVAPATRESELMGIRETAKGLGGVFGPALVGGVATLYSYELAFVAASLVGFLATALVAWGLVETYDAERRAVVVVDD, encoded by the coding sequence ATGACGAGTCGTCGGCAGTGGGCGGCGCTGAGCCTCGCCACCTTCGCGCGGTTTGCGGGCGCCATCCTCATGGGAACGGCCCTGGCGGTGGTCGTCGAGGCACGCGCCTCCGCCTTCGCCGCCGGCGTCGTCGGCACGGCCTACTACGCCGGGCTGATGCTGTTTTCGCCGTTCTGGGGTGCCCTCGCCGACATCACCGGAAAGCGCCGACTCGTTCTCCTCGTCACCGGTATCGGTGGCGTCCTCGCCGTTCTCCCGTTGGTCGTCGCCGACACCGTCGCGGTCGCGGTCGGCTCACGAGGCGTCTACGCCGCCTTCCTCGCCGGCTTCGCGCCGGTTGCACTCGCCATCGCTAGCCACCACGGCGGCACGACGGGGCGGGGCCGCTCTATCGGCATCTTCAACAGCGCCCGCTCCGGCGGGTTCGCGCTCGGCTACGTCGTCTCCGGTGCCCTGTTGGAGTACGTCACGCCCGTCGACATCTACTGGGCCATCGCCGCGGTGACGTTCCTCTCGACGGTCGCGGTACTCGCCGTTTCGGACCCGACACCGACGCCGGAGCGGCAACCGACCGCGAAAGAAGTCGTCGCCGAGACGCGCCGCCGACTGTTCCCCGCACCGGACGAACGGGGCCACCTCACGACGAACGGGCTGTTGTGGCTCTACGCGGCGGTGGCGCTCCGAAACCTCGCCGTCCTCGGAATCATGGCAATCGTCGCGCCGTATCTCATCACCGTCGTCGGCGTCACGCAGGTCCTGATGGGCGTGTTACTCGCGTTCAATCACGGCTCGCAAGTGCTGTTCATGTATGCCCTCGGCGTCGTCGCCGACAATGTCGGCCGGAAACCGCTGGTCGTCGTCGGGATGGGCGGCAGTTCGGTCTTCGCGCTGATGGCCGCCGGGCTGACGGCCGTCCCGGCCGGTGTTCTCCGCCTCGCCTTCGGCGTCGCCACCTTCGTCGTCTTGGGCGCGTCGTTTTCGGCGATGACCATCGGCGGACTGGCGTTCATCAGCGACGTGGCGCCGGCGACCCGCGAATCGGAGCTGATGGGGATACGGGAGACAGCGAAGGGACTCGGCGGCGTCTTCGGTCCCGCACTCGTCGGTGGCGTCGCGACGCTGTACAGCTACGAGTTGGCGTTCGTCGCGGCGAGTCTCGTCGGCTTCCTCGCGACCGCGCTCGTGGCCTGGGGGCTGGTCGAAACCTACGATGCCGAGCGTCGGGCGGTCGTCGTCGTCGATGACTGA
- a CDS encoding VOC family protein — MVILHTCLNVSDVEQSIEWYTENLDFEESWGFETPDGETVNRYVADDNGVELQLSDTEGQTPSEEGEIWDHLAVKVDDVDAAFEEIDDNGVIKEPGDQPAAGARTAFVRDPDGHAIELIEPLED, encoded by the coding sequence ATGGTCATCCTGCACACCTGTCTGAACGTTTCGGATGTCGAGCAGTCCATCGAGTGGTACACCGAGAACCTCGACTTCGAGGAATCGTGGGGCTTCGAGACGCCCGACGGCGAGACCGTCAACCGCTACGTCGCCGACGACAACGGCGTCGAACTCCAGCTCTCCGATACCGAGGGACAAACTCCCAGCGAAGAGGGCGAGATCTGGGACCATCTCGCGGTGAAAGTCGACGACGTGGATGCGGCCTTCGAGGAGATTGACGACAACGGCGTCATCAAAGAGCCGGGCGACCAGCCCGCCGCTGGCGCCCGGACGGCGTTCGTCCGCGACCCTGACGGCCACGCCATCGAACTCATCGAACCGCTGGAAGATTAG
- a CDS encoding enoyl-CoA hydratase/isomerase family protein, producing the protein MSQYDTIEVTRDGSVGRVAFDRPDAHNSLNETMGEELAAAAHDLVSDDSVRCITLTGNGPVFNTGADLTMLSGDETDEPTLRRLTNLLHEFVAQLIRAPKPVVTGINGVTAGGGLGPAICGDIVLIAESARLEFAYPRIALSGDGGSTYLLPRLVGMRTAQEIAFRDEPIGAEEAVDIGLATEVVGDDEFEARLTEEAERLAAGPTKSYAATKGLLRKSFDNSLNEQLAEEGDTIAGLTDSEDFSRGHAAFNSDEEPDFTGE; encoded by the coding sequence ATGTCACAGTACGACACAATCGAGGTGACTCGCGACGGGTCGGTCGGTCGCGTCGCCTTCGACCGCCCGGACGCACACAACTCCCTGAACGAGACGATGGGCGAGGAACTCGCGGCGGCGGCCCACGACCTCGTCAGCGACGATTCGGTGCGGTGTATCACACTCACCGGCAACGGCCCCGTCTTCAACACCGGTGCAGACCTCACGATGCTGTCGGGCGACGAGACCGACGAACCCACCCTGCGACGACTGACGAACCTGCTTCACGAGTTCGTCGCCCAACTGATTCGGGCGCCGAAGCCGGTCGTCACCGGAATCAACGGCGTCACCGCCGGCGGCGGCCTCGGCCCGGCCATCTGTGGTGACATCGTGCTCATCGCCGAATCCGCGCGACTGGAGTTCGCCTACCCCCGAATCGCGCTTTCGGGTGACGGCGGGTCGACGTACCTGTTGCCGCGACTCGTCGGGATGCGAACCGCACAGGAAATCGCGTTCCGGGACGAGCCAATCGGCGCCGAGGAGGCCGTCGACATCGGTCTCGCGACGGAAGTCGTCGGCGACGACGAGTTCGAAGCGCGCCTCACCGAGGAGGCCGAACGGCTCGCCGCCGGGCCGACGAAGAGCTACGCGGCGACGAAGGGACTGCTCCGGAAGAGCTTCGACAACTCGCTGAACGAACAGCTCGCCGAGGAGGGCGACACCATCGCCGGACTGACCGACAGCGAGGACTTCTCGCGTGGCCACGCCGCCTTCAACAGCGACGAGGAACCGGATTTCACCGGGGAGTAA
- a CDS encoding D-2-hydroxyacid dehydrogenase has protein sequence MEILVLREGVHRLSAASYAERLRERLDDHRVRFAATPAEERRLLASADVVTGPRIDAEAIDDASNLRLFACTYAGYGHLPMDAFGDAGITVTNATGVHAPNAAEHVLGAILTFSRRLHEAARSDTWQALDPGELAGATVTIVGLGAIGAAVAERLDSFGVTTLGVRQTPENGGPTDEVFGPDNLHEALARTDYLVLCCPLTESTRGLIGSAELTTLSPESVLVNVARGAVIDTDALVRSVRRGRIGGAALDVTDPEPLPDDHPLWNFDDVLITPHTAGATPKYYDRLADIVADNVRRLADDRPLRNQVGTAENH, from the coding sequence ATGGAGATACTCGTCCTCCGGGAAGGAGTCCACCGACTGTCGGCGGCGTCCTACGCCGAACGACTCCGGGAGCGACTCGACGACCACCGGGTTCGGTTCGCTGCAACGCCGGCCGAAGAGCGCCGACTGCTCGCGTCGGCCGACGTGGTGACCGGGCCGCGAATCGACGCCGAAGCAATCGACGATGCGTCGAACCTGCGGCTGTTCGCCTGCACCTACGCGGGCTACGGTCACCTCCCGATGGACGCCTTCGGCGACGCCGGCATCACGGTGACGAACGCCACCGGTGTCCACGCGCCGAACGCCGCCGAACACGTCCTCGGGGCGATACTCACCTTCTCGCGACGCCTCCACGAGGCCGCACGCAGCGACACGTGGCAGGCCCTCGACCCGGGTGAACTAGCCGGGGCGACCGTGACCATCGTCGGACTGGGCGCTATCGGCGCCGCGGTCGCCGAGCGCCTCGATTCCTTCGGCGTGACAACCCTCGGCGTCCGGCAAACGCCCGAAAACGGTGGTCCGACCGACGAGGTGTTCGGCCCCGACAACCTCCACGAGGCGCTGGCCCGAACCGATTACCTCGTGTTGTGCTGTCCGCTTACGGAGTCGACACGGGGGCTAATCGGGTCAGCCGAGTTGACCACGCTGTCGCCGGAGTCGGTGCTGGTCAACGTCGCCCGCGGGGCGGTCATAGACACCGACGCCCTCGTCCGTTCGGTCCGTCGCGGCCGTATCGGCGGCGCCGCACTCGACGTCACCGACCCTGAGCCGCTCCCCGACGACCATCCCCTGTGGAACTTCGACGACGTGTTGATAACGCCACACACCGCCGGGGCGACGCCGAAGTACTACGACCGACTGGCCGACATCGTCGCGGACAACGTGCGGCGCTTGGCCGACGACCGGCCGCTCCGCAATCAGGTCGGCACAGCCGAAAACCATTAG
- a CDS encoding 30S ribosomal protein S17e, which produces MAIKPAYVKKTATLLMERYPKAFGADFEHNKELVEELTNIESKGVRNRVAGYVTRKQRATPA; this is translated from the coding sequence ATGGCCATCAAGCCCGCCTACGTCAAGAAGACCGCAACGCTGCTCATGGAACGATACCCGAAAGCCTTCGGTGCCGACTTCGAGCACAACAAGGAACTGGTAGAGGAGCTGACCAACATCGAATCGAAGGGCGTCCGGAACCGAGTCGCCGGGTACGTCACCCGCAAGCAGCGCGCGACGCCGGCGTAG
- a CDS encoding universal stress protein: MRYLVATDSVHTTAAACDYLDPRLEDDDFVSVVSVPGTDGRDAEDALNVVTARLAGRAEVATEQFLTDGDPASGILSAANNAAVDVIVIGPHAGDPESGPELGSTARRIIEGADVPVVVVPLSI, from the coding sequence ATGCGCTATCTGGTCGCAACCGATTCCGTACACACGACGGCGGCCGCCTGTGATTACCTCGACCCCCGACTCGAAGACGACGACTTCGTCAGCGTCGTCTCGGTGCCCGGAACCGACGGGCGCGACGCCGAAGACGCCCTCAACGTCGTGACCGCTCGGTTGGCCGGACGCGCGGAGGTCGCCACCGAGCAGTTCCTGACCGACGGCGACCCCGCTTCGGGCATCCTCTCGGCGGCGAACAACGCTGCCGTCGACGTCATCGTCATCGGACCCCACGCCGGTGACCCCGAATCCGGCCCGGAGTTGGGCAGCACCGCACGGCGAATCATCGAAGGTGCCGACGTTCCGGTCGTCGTCGTTCCGCTGTCCATCTGA
- the asd gene encoding aspartate-semialdehyde dehydrogenase: MSTRVGVLGATGAVGQRLIQLLAPHPEFEIAALTASEDSAGRTYRDAAKWRVGTPIPESVADITVVETEPDAVPNDVDLLFSSLPSSVGAAVEPAFVEEGYVVSSNSSNGRMDEDIPLTIPEVNADHLSLIEVQRDERGWDGALVKNPNCSTITFVPTLAALDEFGVERVHVATLQAVSGAGYSGVTSMEIIDNALPHIGGEAEKMETESRKLLGDFDGAELRMHDAEVSASCNRIPTLDGHLENVWADLSEAPTVEEIAEAMTDYPSADLHSSPEQLIEVFEDPERPQPRMDRMLGDGMSVAAGGIESTPRGVQYNCLAHNTIRGAAGASVLNGELLLEEGYL, from the coding sequence ATGTCTACCCGTGTAGGTGTCCTCGGCGCGACCGGCGCCGTCGGACAGCGACTCATCCAACTGCTTGCACCACACCCGGAGTTCGAAATCGCCGCACTCACCGCCTCGGAGGATTCGGCCGGTCGAACCTACCGCGACGCCGCCAAGTGGCGCGTCGGAACGCCGATTCCCGAATCCGTCGCCGACATCACCGTCGTCGAAACAGAGCCCGACGCGGTTCCCAACGACGTCGATCTGCTGTTCTCCTCGCTACCCTCCAGCGTCGGCGCGGCGGTCGAACCCGCCTTCGTCGAGGAGGGCTACGTCGTCTCCTCGAACTCCTCGAACGGCCGAATGGACGAGGACATCCCGCTGACCATCCCCGAGGTCAACGCCGACCATCTCAGCCTCATCGAAGTCCAGCGCGACGAGCGCGGCTGGGACGGCGCCCTCGTCAAGAACCCCAACTGCTCGACGATTACGTTCGTGCCGACGCTCGCCGCCCTCGACGAGTTCGGCGTCGAGCGCGTCCACGTCGCCACGCTGCAGGCCGTCTCCGGCGCCGGCTACTCCGGCGTCACCTCGATGGAAATCATTGACAATGCCCTGCCGCACATCGGCGGCGAGGCCGAGAAGATGGAGACCGAATCCCGCAAACTGCTCGGGGACTTCGACGGCGCCGAACTCCGGATGCACGACGCCGAGGTGTCGGCGTCCTGCAACCGCATCCCGACGCTCGACGGCCACCTCGAGAACGTCTGGGCCGACCTCTCCGAGGCCCCGACCGTCGAGGAAATCGCCGAGGCGATGACCGACTACCCGAGCGCCGACCTCCACTCCTCGCCCGAACAGCTCATCGAGGTGTTCGAAGACCCCGAACGACCCCAGCCCCGAATGGACCGCATGCTCGGCGACGGCATGTCCGTCGCCGCCGGCGGCATCGAGTCGACGCCACGCGGTGTTCAGTACAACTGTCTCGCCCACAACACCATCCGCGGTGCGGCCGGTGCGTCGGTCCTCAACGGCGAACTGCTGCTCGAAGAGGGCTACCTATAG
- a CDS encoding DUF447 domain-containing protein: MGENGDAAEWPVELRGVTESVVTTLGPNGRWNVAALGLFEPTDRNGVTARTWGRTRTWRNFTEREGGYVQFTRDPVDFVDAACSIREEDDPVLDSADAWVRVEVDAVEEGVEGDTQWVEWALSPVESEIERRVVPTTNRGYYAVVEATVAASRLDVPSYDDETLRERLAYFADVVERCGGERERAAFDRLRAHTDISV; encoded by the coding sequence ATGGGCGAAAACGGAGACGCCGCCGAGTGGCCGGTCGAGTTACGCGGCGTCACCGAATCGGTCGTGACGACGCTCGGGCCGAACGGCCGCTGGAACGTCGCCGCGCTCGGGCTGTTCGAACCGACCGATAGAAACGGTGTCACCGCCCGGACGTGGGGCCGAACGCGGACGTGGCGGAACTTCACCGAACGCGAAGGCGGGTACGTGCAGTTCACCCGCGACCCGGTCGATTTCGTCGACGCGGCGTGTTCGATTCGCGAGGAAGACGACCCGGTTCTCGACAGCGCCGACGCGTGGGTTCGGGTCGAGGTCGACGCCGTCGAGGAAGGAGTCGAGGGCGACACCCAATGGGTCGAGTGGGCGCTTTCCCCCGTCGAATCGGAAATCGAGCGGCGCGTCGTTCCCACGACGAACCGCGGCTACTACGCCGTCGTCGAGGCGACGGTCGCCGCCTCACGGTTGGACGTGCCGAGTTACGACGACGAGACGCTTCGGGAGCGGTTGGCGTACTTCGCCGATGTCGTCGAGCGATGCGGTGGCGAGCGAGAGCGGGCGGCGTTCGACCGCCTGCGAGCACACACCGACATCTCTGTGTGA
- a CDS encoding triphosphoribosyl-dephospho-CoA synthase has translation MRDAAENGQLALLLEVSGTPKPGNVDRHRDYDDLRFEQFLAGAVGSFRGLRMAADGAALGRSFERAVAGMAEQSGGNTQFGALLMLTPLVRAAATDRLSPVGTADIVEATTIDDACDFYRAFDHVDVAVDDLPEDADALDVRRGSDATETLRERETTLYDVMELSAGVDGVAAEWTNGFERSFEAAQWLLDDDGPIYRRASRAFIRLLAEEPDTFVVTRNGEAAAEEATERAKAVLDGSEDGEELAEEFRDRDINPGTTADLTAAALFVALERGMEV, from the coding sequence ATGCGTGACGCGGCCGAGAACGGTCAACTCGCGTTGTTGTTGGAGGTCTCGGGAACGCCGAAACCGGGCAACGTCGACCGCCACCGCGACTACGACGACCTGCGGTTCGAGCAGTTCCTCGCGGGCGCCGTCGGCTCGTTTCGCGGCCTCCGGATGGCCGCCGACGGCGCGGCACTTGGCCGGTCCTTCGAGCGCGCCGTCGCGGGGATGGCCGAACAATCCGGCGGCAACACCCAGTTCGGTGCGCTCCTGATGTTGACGCCGCTCGTTCGGGCGGCCGCGACCGACCGACTCTCCCCGGTGGGGACTGCCGATATCGTCGAAGCGACCACCATCGACGACGCCTGCGATTTCTACCGGGCGTTCGACCACGTCGACGTGGCGGTCGACGACCTCCCCGAGGATGCCGACGCGCTCGACGTACGCCGCGGGAGCGACGCCACGGAGACACTCCGGGAACGCGAAACGACGCTGTACGACGTGATGGAACTCTCGGCTGGCGTCGACGGCGTCGCCGCGGAGTGGACGAACGGATTCGAGCGCAGTTTCGAGGCCGCGCAGTGGCTGCTGGACGACGATGGCCCCATCTACCGACGCGCCTCGCGGGCCTTCATCCGACTGCTCGCCGAGGAACCTGACACCTTCGTCGTCACACGAAACGGCGAAGCCGCCGCCGAAGAGGCGACCGAGCGGGCGAAGGCCGTCCTCGATGGCAGCGAAGACGGCGAAGAACTGGCCGAGGAGTTCCGGGACCGCGACATCAACCCCGGTACGACGGCCGACCTCACCGCTGCCGCGCTGTTCGTCGCGCTGGAGCGAGGCATGGAGGTGTGA
- a CDS encoding transcription initiation factor IIB, translating to MSNTNTRTDIERGTEAVESPTERRTADSRERTEACPECDGRLESAADTGETVCSECGLVVEEDEIDRGPEWRAFDSAERDRKSRVGAPTTKMMHDEGLSTNIGWQDKDAYGNSLSSRQRQKMQRLRTWNERFRTRDSKERNLKQALGEIDRMASALGLPENVRETASVIYRRALDEDLLPGRSIEGVAASALYAAARQAKTPRSLDEIERVSRVGRSEISRTYRYVVRELKLEIQPADPKSYIPRFGSELGVDEAVERRARDLLDSAAAAGIVSGKSPVGLAAAAVYAAALLCNQKVTQNEVSEVSDISEVTIRNRYKQILRAADVTVG from the coding sequence ATGAGCAACACGAACACGCGAACGGACATCGAGCGGGGAACCGAAGCAGTCGAATCACCGACCGAACGCCGCACGGCCGATTCACGGGAACGCACGGAGGCCTGTCCGGAGTGTGACGGTCGGCTCGAATCGGCGGCCGATACGGGCGAAACTGTTTGTAGCGAGTGTGGGCTGGTCGTCGAGGAGGACGAAATCGACCGCGGGCCGGAGTGGCGCGCCTTCGACTCTGCCGAGCGCGACCGGAAGTCCCGCGTCGGCGCGCCGACGACGAAGATGATGCACGACGAGGGGCTGTCGACGAACATCGGTTGGCAGGACAAAGACGCCTACGGCAACTCCCTGTCGAGTCGTCAGCGCCAGAAGATGCAACGCCTGCGGACGTGGAACGAGCGGTTCCGCACGCGGGATTCGAAGGAACGCAATCTCAAGCAGGCGCTCGGTGAAATCGACCGCATGGCCTCGGCGCTGGGCCTCCCCGAAAACGTCCGCGAAACTGCCAGCGTCATCTACCGACGGGCACTTGACGAGGACTTGCTTCCCGGCCGCTCTATCGAAGGCGTCGCCGCCTCGGCGCTGTACGCCGCCGCCCGACAGGCCAAGACGCCTCGCAGTCTCGACGAAATCGAGCGCGTCTCACGCGTCGGTCGCAGCGAAATCTCCCGCACTTACCGGTACGTCGTCCGCGAGTTGAAACTGGAAATCCAGCCCGCAGACCCCAAGAGTTACATCCCGCGGTTCGGCAGCGAACTCGGCGTCGACGAGGCAGTCGAACGCCGCGCTCGGGACCTACTCGACAGTGCCGCGGCCGCCGGCATCGTCTCGGGAAAGTCGCCGGTCGGCCTCGCTGCCGCCGCCGTGTACGCCGCGGCCTTGCTCTGCAATCAGAAGGTCACACAAAACGAGGTCAGCGAGGTTAGCGACATCTCCGAGGTCACCATTCGCAACCGGTACAAACAGATTCTGCGGGCCGCCGACGTGACCGTCGGCTAA
- a CDS encoding tRNA-dihydrouridine synthase, whose protein sequence is MFRPRLAAASLSGQSDAAWAKQAAPHVGCVFLGGVALDEATRSAARDLRDRDREEFLPADPIAFVDDQLTALDAVGVLPGFNVRSATLDPIAEAAAVCADHDALLEINAHCRQTEMCAAGAGESLLRNGSQLCEQVSVAADAGATVSVKVRTEVSGVELPALSARLVDAGADVIHVDAMDSESVVGDVVEAAPVAFVVANNGVRDRETVFEYLEYGADAVSVGRPSTDPAVLRRVREAVEAYFPDTRSGAEVSPDA, encoded by the coding sequence ATGTTCAGGCCCCGTCTCGCCGCCGCGTCGCTGTCCGGCCAATCCGACGCCGCGTGGGCGAAGCAGGCTGCGCCCCACGTCGGCTGTGTCTTCCTCGGCGGCGTCGCCCTCGATGAGGCGACGCGCAGCGCCGCCCGAGACCTCCGCGACCGCGACCGCGAGGAGTTCCTGCCGGCGGACCCGATTGCGTTCGTCGACGACCAACTCACCGCGCTCGATGCTGTCGGCGTGCTGCCGGGATTCAACGTCCGCAGCGCGACGCTGGACCCCATCGCCGAGGCGGCGGCAGTCTGTGCCGACCACGACGCGCTCCTCGAAATCAACGCCCACTGCCGGCAGACGGAGATGTGTGCCGCCGGCGCGGGCGAATCGCTGCTCCGAAACGGGAGCCAACTCTGCGAGCAGGTCAGCGTGGCAGCCGACGCCGGCGCGACCGTGAGCGTGAAGGTCAGAACTGAGGTTTCGGGTGTCGAACTGCCGGCCCTTTCGGCGCGACTCGTTGACGCGGGCGCGGACGTAATCCACGTCGATGCGATGGATAGCGAGTCGGTCGTCGGCGATGTCGTCGAGGCGGCCCCGGTGGCGTTCGTCGTGGCGAACAACGGCGTTCGGGACCGCGAGACGGTTTTCGAGTACCTCGAATACGGCGCGGATGCGGTGTCGGTCGGTCGCCCCTCGACGGACCCGGCAGTCCTCCGACGGGTCCGGGAGGCAGTCGAGGCGTACTTCCCCGACACACGGTCGGGAGCGGAGGTGTCGCCGGATGCGTGA
- the cofD gene encoding 2-phospho-L-lactate transferase: MVTFLAGGTGTPKLLDGGDGVFDPAETPVVANTGDDVELGGLLVCPDVDTTLFAESGRLDRETWWGIEDDTTETHDELQALADAAGLDSGPRYLPDSAQTAGRDIARWRRFSGVDEFMELGDRDRALHITRTGLLDEGRTLTEATRTLAEALDVERPVFPMSDDPVATIVHTDEGPMHFQEFWVHRRAEPAVESVEFRGAETASATSAVRDALDAPVVVGPSNPVTSIGPMLAIDGIREALESTPVVAVSPFVEDEVFSGPAGKLMAATGSDPSTAGVAEAYPFVDAFVLDADDGTGLDRPVVRTDTTLDDPADGERVCRAVREAIERVGGIV, encoded by the coding sequence ATGGTTACGTTCCTCGCGGGCGGGACGGGAACGCCGAAACTCCTTGACGGCGGTGACGGCGTCTTCGACCCCGCCGAGACGCCCGTCGTCGCCAACACCGGCGACGACGTGGAGTTGGGCGGCCTGCTGGTCTGTCCCGACGTGGACACGACGCTGTTCGCCGAGAGCGGCCGTCTCGACCGCGAGACGTGGTGGGGTATCGAAGACGACACGACGGAAACCCACGATGAGCTACAGGCCCTCGCCGACGCGGCCGGCCTCGATTCGGGGCCGCGATACCTCCCTGATTCCGCACAGACGGCCGGTCGGGACATCGCACGCTGGCGGCGCTTCTCCGGCGTCGATGAGTTCATGGAGTTGGGTGACCGCGACCGCGCACTCCACATCACTCGGACGGGACTGCTCGACGAAGGCCGGACGCTGACCGAGGCGACGCGGACGCTTGCCGAGGCCCTCGACGTCGAACGCCCCGTTTTCCCGATGAGCGACGACCCCGTCGCCACCATCGTCCACACCGACGAAGGACCGATGCACTTCCAGGAGTTCTGGGTTCACCGACGCGCCGAACCCGCAGTCGAGTCCGTCGAGTTCCGCGGCGCCGAGACGGCGAGCGCCACGTCGGCAGTCCGTGATGCACTCGACGCCCCGGTCGTCGTCGGTCCCTCGAACCCGGTGACGAGCATCGGCCCGATGCTCGCAATCGATGGGATTCGCGAGGCGCTCGAATCGACACCGGTCGTCGCCGTCTCCCCGTTCGTCGAAGACGAGGTGTTCTCCGGGCCCGCCGGCAAACTGATGGCGGCGACCGGCTCGGACCCCTCCACCGCCGGCGTCGCCGAGGCCTACCCCTTCGTCGACGCCTTCGTTCTCGACGCCGACGACGGAACCGGCCTCGACCGCCCGGTCGTCCGGACCGACACGACGCTCGACGACCCTGCCGACGGCGAACGCGTGTGCCGCGCCGTCCGTGAGGCCATCGAACGCGTCGGAGGGATTGTCTGA